One Comamonas endophytica DNA window includes the following coding sequences:
- a CDS encoding OmpH family outer membrane protein translates to MKSLSRQISAAVLMSTMALAAHAQEFKAGFVNTDRIFREASTAKAAQAKLETEFAKREKDLVDAGNALKAASDKFEREAPTLPESQRTTRQRQLVDQDREFQRKRREFQEDLNSRKNEELSAVLERANRVVKSVAEAEKYDVILQEAVYINPKHDITDKVIKALNGAK, encoded by the coding sequence ATGAAATCTCTCTCTCGCCAAATCTCTGCGGCCGTGCTGATGAGCACCATGGCTCTGGCTGCGCATGCGCAAGAATTCAAGGCCGGGTTTGTCAATACGGACCGGATCTTCCGCGAAGCAAGCACGGCCAAGGCCGCCCAGGCCAAGCTGGAAACAGAATTCGCCAAGCGCGAAAAGGACCTGGTCGACGCCGGCAATGCGCTGAAGGCGGCTTCGGACAAGTTCGAGCGCGAAGCGCCCACGCTGCCGGAATCGCAGCGCACCACGCGCCAGCGCCAGCTGGTGGACCAGGACCGCGAATTCCAGCGCAAGCGCCGCGAATTCCAGGAAGACCTGAACTCGCGCAAGAACGAGGAACTCTCCGCCGTGCTCGAGCGCGCCAACCGTGTCGTCAAGAGCGTGGCCGAGGCCGAGAAATACGACGTGATCCTGCAGGAAGCGGTCTACATCAATCCCAAGCACGACATCACCGACAAGGTGATCAAGGCGCTCAACGGCGCCAAGTAA
- the uppS gene encoding polyprenyl diphosphate synthase, whose product MDGNGRWAKRRFMPRLTGHSQGVKALRRCVKACLERGVAVLTVFAFSSENWQRPEDEVTGLMGLLTSALGREVSELGREGVQLHFVGERRGLSERMCAGLEAAEQETAHNSRLVLNICFNYGGRWDIAQAAARLAAQGEPITEASLNAAMALAHVPDPDLLIRTGGEMRISNFLLWQLAYSEMFFSPVLWPDFDEAALDEAFAAYGARERRFGKTSAQIQQSAPPAKMPV is encoded by the coding sequence ATGGATGGCAACGGGCGCTGGGCCAAGCGCCGCTTCATGCCCCGGCTCACGGGCCACTCGCAGGGCGTGAAGGCGCTGCGCCGCTGCGTCAAGGCCTGCCTCGAGCGCGGTGTCGCGGTGCTGACGGTGTTTGCGTTCTCCTCGGAAAACTGGCAGCGGCCGGAAGACGAAGTCACGGGCCTGATGGGCCTGCTCACCAGCGCGCTCGGCCGCGAGGTGTCCGAGCTCGGGCGCGAAGGCGTGCAGCTGCACTTCGTCGGCGAGCGCCGCGGCCTGAGCGAGCGCATGTGCGCGGGCCTGGAGGCCGCAGAGCAGGAAACCGCGCACAACAGCCGGCTGGTGCTCAACATCTGTTTCAATTACGGCGGGCGCTGGGACATCGCCCAGGCCGCGGCCCGCCTGGCCGCGCAGGGCGAGCCCATCACCGAGGCCAGCCTGAACGCGGCCATGGCGCTGGCGCATGTGCCCGACCCGGACCTGCTGATCCGCACTGGCGGCGAAATGCGCATCAGCAACTTTTTGCTGTGGCAGTTGGCATACTCGGAAATGTTCTTCAGCCCCGTCCTGTGGCCCGACTTCGACGAAGCGGCGCTGGACGAGGCCTTTGCTGCCTATGGCGCGCGCGAGCGGCGCTTCGGCAAAACCTCCGCACAAATACAACAGTCGGCCCCTCCCGCGAAGATGCCGGTCTGA
- the frr gene encoding ribosome recycling factor, translating to MTIADIKKTAEAKMDQSITAFKNNLGKIRTGRASAGMLDSIQVEYYGSMVPLTQVANVSLLDSRTLSVQPWEKNMGAKCEKAIRESDLGLNPSSLGDLIRVPVPPMSEERRKEMTKLARNEAEGAKIAIRNLRRDANDSVKKLVKDKLASEDDQKRAEADVQKVTDRHIVAIDQLVAAKEQEIMAV from the coding sequence ATGACGATTGCTGACATCAAGAAAACCGCCGAAGCCAAGATGGACCAGTCCATCACGGCATTCAAGAACAACCTGGGCAAGATCCGCACCGGCCGCGCCAGTGCCGGCATGCTCGACAGCATCCAGGTCGAGTACTACGGCTCGATGGTGCCGCTGACGCAGGTGGCCAACGTGTCGCTGCTCGATTCGCGCACGCTGAGCGTGCAGCCCTGGGAGAAGAACATGGGCGCCAAGTGCGAGAAGGCCATCCGCGAGAGCGACCTGGGCCTGAACCCCTCGTCGCTCGGAGACCTGATCCGCGTGCCCGTGCCGCCGATGAGCGAGGAGCGCCGCAAGGAAATGACCAAGCTGGCGCGCAATGAAGCCGAAGGCGCGAAGATCGCCATCCGCAACCTGCGCCGCGATGCCAACGATTCGGTCAAGAAGCTGGTCAAGGACAAGCTGGCTTCCGAAGACGACCAGAAGCGCGCCGAAGCCGACGTGCAGAAGGTGACCGACCGCCATATCGTCGCGATCGACCAGCTCGTGGCGGCCAAGGAACAAGAGATCATGGCGGTCTGA
- a CDS encoding phosphatidate cytidylyltransferase: protein MLKQRVITALVLLAILLPALFYPGPLPFALVVLALMTAGAWEWGRMQGLAQGASIALAGACLLLCGLSWSLGWLERPLGALWVVGGGLWVLASAALLRAGVGAWARVPLALRLAGGVLALWLAWLAVAQAHRMGVNFLLSVLALVWAADIFAYAAGRTFGLKFTRNKLAPSISPGKSWEGAWGGMAGVLVLAAVWVFADRHSGAVSPSFYTLLLRQGVWFLVLAVVFMGTMSVVGDLIESLVKRSAGVKDSSALLPGHGGVLDRIDALLPTLPLAMMLSSFVLA from the coding sequence ATGCTCAAGCAGCGTGTCATCACCGCCCTGGTCCTGCTGGCGATCCTCCTTCCCGCATTGTTCTATCCGGGGCCGCTGCCTTTCGCGCTGGTCGTGCTGGCGCTGATGACCGCCGGTGCCTGGGAGTGGGGCCGCATGCAGGGCCTGGCACAGGGCGCATCGATCGCGCTGGCCGGCGCCTGCCTGCTGCTGTGCGGCCTGAGCTGGTCGCTGGGCTGGCTGGAGCGGCCGCTCGGCGCGCTGTGGGTCGTGGGTGGCGGCCTCTGGGTGCTGGCGAGCGCGGCGCTGCTGCGCGCCGGCGTGGGCGCCTGGGCGCGCGTGCCGCTGGCGCTGCGCCTGGCCGGCGGGGTGCTGGCGCTGTGGCTGGCCTGGCTGGCGGTCGCGCAGGCGCACCGCATGGGCGTCAACTTCCTGCTTTCGGTGCTGGCGCTGGTCTGGGCCGCCGACATCTTCGCCTATGCCGCCGGCCGCACTTTCGGCCTGAAGTTCACGCGCAACAAGCTGGCGCCCTCGATCAGCCCTGGCAAGAGCTGGGAGGGCGCCTGGGGCGGCATGGCCGGCGTGCTGGTGCTGGCCGCGGTGTGGGTGTTTGCCGACCGCCATTCCGGCGCCGTTTCGCCGAGCTTCTACACGCTCTTGCTGCGCCAGGGCGTCTGGTTCCTGGTGCTGGCCGTCGTGTTCATGGGAACCATGAGCGTGGTCGGTGATCTCATCGAGTCGCTGGTCAAGCGCAGCGCGGGCGTCAAGGACAGCAGCGCGCTGCTGCCGGGCCATGGCGGCGTGCTCGACCGCATCGACGCGCTGCTGCCGACGCTGCCGCTGGCCATGATGCTTTCCTCTTTCGTACTCGCATGA
- the pyrH gene encoding UMP kinase, which translates to MTHAAPAHKRILLKLSGEALMGDDSFGINRGTIERMVEEIATVTRVGVQVAVVIGGGNIFRGVAGGSVGMDRATADYMGMLATVMNALALADAMDKQGLTARVMSAIAIEQVVEPYVRPKALQYLEEGKVVVFAAGTGNPFFTTDTAAALRGAEIGAEVVLKATKVDGVYTADPFKDPEATRYTQLSFDEAISRNLGIMDATAFALCRDQKLPVRVFSIVKHGALLRVVMGEDEGTLVYA; encoded by the coding sequence ATGACCCACGCAGCACCAGCCCACAAGCGCATCTTGCTCAAGTTGTCTGGTGAGGCGCTGATGGGCGACGACTCCTTCGGCATCAACCGCGGCACCATCGAGCGCATGGTGGAGGAAATCGCCACCGTCACCCGCGTGGGTGTGCAGGTGGCCGTGGTGATCGGGGGCGGAAACATCTTCCGTGGCGTGGCCGGTGGCTCCGTGGGCATGGACCGTGCGACGGCCGACTACATGGGCATGCTGGCCACCGTCATGAATGCGCTGGCCCTGGCCGACGCCATGGACAAGCAGGGCCTGACGGCGCGCGTGATGTCGGCCATCGCCATCGAGCAGGTGGTCGAACCCTACGTGCGCCCCAAGGCGCTGCAGTACCTCGAAGAGGGCAAGGTCGTGGTGTTCGCGGCCGGTACGGGCAACCCGTTTTTCACCACCGATACCGCGGCTGCGCTGCGCGGCGCGGAGATCGGTGCCGAAGTCGTGCTCAAGGCGACCAAGGTCGATGGCGTCTATACGGCCGATCCGTTCAAGGACCCCGAAGCCACGCGGTACACCCAGCTGAGCTTCGACGAGGCCATCTCGCGCAACCTGGGCATCATGGATGCCACCGCTTTTGCGCTGTGCCGCGACCAGAAGCTGCCGGTGCGGGTGTTTTCCATCGTCAAGCACGGAGCGCTGCTGCGCGTGGTGATGGGTGAAGACGAAGGTACCTTGGTGTACGCTTGA
- the rpsB gene encoding 30S ribosomal protein S2, producing MSVTMREMLEAGVHFGHQTRFWNPKMAPFIFGHRNKIHIINLEKSLPMLQEAQKFAKQLSANRGTVLMVGTKRQARELVAAEAQRAGVPYVDQRWLGGMLTNFKTVKTSIKRLKDMKVQQEAGLESMSKKEQLMFARELEKLEKDIGGIQDMNGLPDAIFVIDVGFHKIAVAEAKKLGIPLIGVVDSNHNPEGIDYVIPGNDDSAKAVELYARAIADAIIEGRADAVNDVVKAVAAEGSDEFVEVQESAA from the coding sequence ATGTCCGTCACCATGCGCGAAATGCTGGAAGCCGGTGTCCACTTCGGCCACCAGACCCGCTTCTGGAACCCCAAGATGGCCCCGTTCATCTTCGGCCACCGCAACAAGATTCACATCATCAACCTGGAAAAGTCGCTGCCGATGCTCCAGGAAGCGCAGAAGTTCGCCAAGCAGCTGTCCGCCAACCGCGGCACCGTGCTGATGGTGGGCACGAAGCGCCAGGCCCGCGAGCTGGTGGCTGCCGAAGCCCAGCGCGCCGGCGTGCCCTACGTCGACCAGCGCTGGCTGGGCGGCATGCTGACCAACTTCAAGACCGTCAAGACCTCGATCAAGCGTCTGAAGGACATGAAGGTCCAGCAGGAAGCCGGCCTGGAAAGCATGAGCAAGAAGGAACAGCTGATGTTCGCCCGCGAACTCGAGAAGCTGGAAAAGGACATCGGCGGCATCCAGGACATGAACGGTCTGCCCGACGCCATCTTCGTGATCGACGTGGGCTTCCACAAGATCGCCGTGGCCGAAGCCAAGAAGCTGGGCATCCCCCTGATCGGTGTGGTGGACTCGAACCACAACCCCGAAGGCATCGACTACGTGATCCCCGGCAACGATGACTCGGCCAAGGCCGTGGAACTGTACGCCCGCGCGATCGCCGACGCCATCATCGAAGGCCGTGCCGATGCCGTCAACGACGTTGTCAAGGCCGTGGCTGCCGAAGGCTCGGACGAATTTGTGGAAGTGCAAGAGTCGGCTGCCTGA
- the ispC gene encoding 1-deoxy-D-xylulose-5-phosphate reductoisomerase, with translation MKQRLTILGSTGSIGTSTLDVVARHLDSYEVFALSAATQVEPMLAQCAQFQPRYAVMASAAHARELADRLKANGLTTEVLQSCDALEQIAAHEEVDVVMAAIVGAAGLAPCLAAARAGKRLLLANKEALVVGGALFMDTVKRHGATLLPIDSEHSAIFQCLPEDRASWPRRVDSILLTASGGPFRARDPASLSQITPEQACAHPNFSMGRKISVDSATMMNKALEVIEARWLFDLAPERIKVVIHPQQIVHSMVQFNDASILAQLGTPDMRVPIACGLAWPERIESGAQRLDFSQLASLTFEDADARRFPGLHLSWQALRAAEGTTTVLNAANEMAVDAFLQRRLSFDRIHAVNLETLENMQLAQVPGSLEDLLAVDARARDCARAAVQRWALA, from the coding sequence ATGAAACAACGTCTCACCATCCTCGGCTCCACGGGCTCCATCGGCACCAGCACGCTGGACGTGGTGGCGCGCCACCTCGACAGCTACGAGGTGTTCGCGCTCAGCGCCGCGACCCAGGTCGAGCCGATGCTGGCGCAATGCGCGCAGTTCCAGCCGCGCTATGCCGTCATGGCCAGCGCCGCCCATGCGCGCGAACTCGCCGACAGGCTCAAGGCCAACGGCCTGACCACCGAAGTGCTGCAGTCCTGCGATGCGCTCGAGCAGATCGCCGCGCATGAAGAGGTCGATGTGGTCATGGCCGCCATCGTCGGCGCCGCGGGCCTGGCCCCGTGCCTGGCGGCGGCCCGGGCCGGCAAGCGCCTGCTGCTGGCCAACAAGGAGGCGCTGGTGGTGGGCGGCGCGCTGTTCATGGACACCGTCAAGCGCCATGGCGCGACGCTGCTGCCCATCGACAGCGAGCATTCGGCCATCTTCCAGTGCCTGCCCGAGGACCGCGCCAGCTGGCCGCGGCGCGTCGACAGCATCCTGCTGACCGCATCGGGCGGGCCGTTTCGCGCGCGCGATCCGGCCAGCCTCTCGCAGATCACGCCCGAGCAGGCCTGCGCGCACCCGAATTTCTCCATGGGGCGCAAGATTTCCGTCGACTCGGCGACGATGATGAACAAGGCGCTGGAGGTCATCGAGGCGCGCTGGCTGTTCGACCTGGCGCCCGAACGCATCAAGGTGGTGATCCATCCGCAGCAGATCGTGCACTCGATGGTGCAGTTCAACGACGCCTCGATATTGGCCCAGCTCGGCACGCCGGACATGCGCGTGCCCATCGCCTGCGGCCTGGCCTGGCCCGAGCGCATCGAGAGCGGCGCGCAGCGCCTGGACTTCTCCCAGTTGGCTTCGCTGACCTTCGAGGATGCGGATGCGCGGCGCTTTCCGGGCCTGCACCTGTCGTGGCAGGCGCTGCGCGCCGCCGAGGGCACGACCACGGTGCTGAACGCGGCCAACGAGATGGCGGTCGATGCCTTCCTGCAGCGGCGCCTGAGCTTCGACCGCATCCATGCGGTCAATCTCGAGACGCTGGAGAACATGCAGCTGGCGCAGGTGCCGGGTTCGCTCGAGGACCTGCTGGCCGTCGATGCCCGGGCGCGCGACTGCGCGCGCGCCGCGGTGCAGCGCTGGGCGCTGGCCTGA
- the tsf gene encoding translation elongation factor Ts, giving the protein MAVITAKLVAELRAKTDAPMMECKKALTEADGDLAKAEELLRVKLGTKAGKAASRITAEGVVAAFIEGNVGAMIEVNSETDFVSKNDSFLAMADAAAKLIAKHNPADIEALGALPYEQDTFGPTLEDVRKGLIGKIGENMSFRRFKYFSGSNLASYLHGSRIGVVVEFEGDATAAKDVAMHVAAMKPVALSSAEVPADLIEKERTVATAKAAESGKPADIVAKMVEGSVQKYLKEVSLNNQVFVKAADGKQTVEQMLKAANTTVKGFTLYVVGEGIEKKVDDFAAEVAAQVAAAKAGA; this is encoded by the coding sequence ATGGCTGTTATTACCGCAAAACTGGTGGCTGAACTGCGCGCGAAGACCGACGCACCGATGATGGAGTGCAAGAAGGCCCTGACCGAGGCCGACGGCGATCTGGCCAAGGCCGAAGAGCTGCTGCGCGTCAAGCTCGGCACCAAGGCCGGCAAGGCCGCTTCGCGCATCACCGCCGAAGGCGTGGTGGCTGCCTTCATCGAGGGCAATGTCGGCGCGATGATCGAAGTCAACAGCGAAACCGACTTCGTCTCCAAGAACGACAGCTTCCTGGCCATGGCCGACGCCGCCGCCAAGCTGATCGCCAAGCACAACCCCGCCGACATCGAAGCCCTGGGCGCGCTGCCCTACGAGCAAGACACCTTCGGCCCCACGCTGGAAGACGTGCGCAAGGGCCTGATCGGCAAGATCGGCGAGAACATGTCGTTCCGCCGCTTCAAGTACTTCAGCGGCAGCAACCTGGCCTCCTACCTGCACGGCTCGCGCATCGGCGTGGTCGTCGAGTTCGAAGGCGATGCCACCGCCGCCAAGGACGTCGCCATGCACGTGGCCGCCATGAAGCCCGTGGCCCTGAGCAGCGCCGAAGTGCCCGCCGACCTGATCGAGAAGGAGCGCACCGTGGCAACCGCCAAGGCCGCCGAATCGGGCAAGCCCGCCGACATCGTCGCCAAGATGGTCGAAGGCTCGGTGCAGAAGTACCTCAAGGAAGTCTCGCTGAACAACCAGGTCTTCGTGAAGGCCGCCGACGGCAAGCAGACCGTCGAGCAGATGCTCAAGGCCGCCAACACCACCGTCAAGGGCTTCACCCTGTACGTGGTCGGCGAAGGCATCGAGAAGAAGGTGGACGACTTCGCCGCCGAAGTGGCTGCCCAGGTGGCCGCTGCCAAGGCTGGCGCCTAA
- the rseP gene encoding RIP metalloprotease RseP, giving the protein MLMTVLAFVIALGVLIAVHEYGHYRVAVACGVKVLRFSVGFGKPLLRWRPKGSSTEFVLAAFPLGGYVRMLDEREGAVAPEERHLAFNNQPLRARAAIVAAGPAANLLLAVLLYAGVNWVGIEEPKPFLASPGAGSLAQAAGLQGGERVQAVARGEGPMEPVRSFDEVRWALARAALEGQDARLELVRPQAGAAAGAATVLQLPLGSLETREADERLFERIGVVAPWTPAVMGELLADGAARRAGLREGDRVLSVGPVAVRDGQQLRSLIRASVRGSEGLAQDWRIERGGQTLQLSVRPDAVQQDDQWVGRIGAFVGAAPEMTLVRRGFLEGLQNGAQRTWDLSVLTLRMMGRMVIGEASIKNISGPLTIADYAGKSASMGITQYLAFLALISVSLGVLNLLPLPVLDGGHLMYYLWEGVTGRPVSEAWMERLQRLGVALLLLMMGIAFFNDINRLLG; this is encoded by the coding sequence ATGTTGATGACTGTCCTTGCCTTCGTCATTGCACTGGGCGTGCTGATCGCAGTGCATGAATACGGCCACTACCGCGTGGCGGTGGCCTGCGGCGTCAAGGTGCTGCGCTTTTCGGTCGGCTTCGGCAAGCCGCTGCTGCGCTGGCGCCCCAAGGGATCCTCGACCGAGTTCGTGCTGGCGGCCTTTCCGCTGGGCGGCTATGTGCGCATGCTCGACGAGCGCGAGGGGGCGGTAGCCCCCGAGGAGCGCCACCTGGCCTTCAACAACCAGCCGCTTCGCGCGCGCGCGGCCATCGTCGCGGCCGGCCCGGCGGCCAACCTGCTGCTCGCGGTGCTGCTGTATGCCGGCGTGAACTGGGTGGGCATCGAAGAACCCAAGCCCTTTCTCGCCAGCCCTGGCGCGGGCTCGCTGGCACAGGCCGCGGGGCTGCAGGGCGGCGAGCGGGTGCAGGCCGTGGCGCGCGGCGAGGGCCCCATGGAGCCCGTGCGCTCCTTCGACGAAGTGCGCTGGGCGCTGGCGCGCGCCGCGCTCGAAGGCCAGGACGCGCGCCTGGAACTGGTGCGGCCCCAGGCAGGCGCCGCCGCCGGTGCAGCCACGGTGCTGCAGCTGCCGCTGGGCAGCCTGGAGACGCGCGAGGCCGACGAGCGGCTGTTCGAGCGCATCGGCGTCGTGGCGCCCTGGACACCGGCCGTGATGGGCGAACTTCTGGCCGATGGCGCCGCGCGGCGCGCAGGCCTGCGTGAAGGCGACCGGGTACTGTCGGTGGGGCCGGTGGCCGTGCGCGACGGCCAGCAGCTGCGCAGCCTGATCCGCGCGTCGGTGCGCGGCAGCGAGGGCCTGGCGCAGGACTGGCGCATCGAGCGCGGCGGCCAGACGCTGCAGCTGTCCGTGCGCCCGGATGCGGTGCAGCAGGACGACCAGTGGGTCGGCCGCATCGGCGCGTTCGTCGGCGCCGCACCCGAGATGACGCTGGTGCGCCGCGGCTTCCTCGAGGGCCTGCAAAACGGCGCGCAGCGCACCTGGGACCTGTCGGTGCTGACGCTGCGCATGATGGGCCGCATGGTCATCGGCGAGGCGTCGATCAAGAACATCAGCGGCCCGCTGACGATTGCCGACTATGCCGGCAAGTCTGCCAGCATGGGAATCACGCAATACCTGGCGTTCCTGGCGCTGATCAGCGTCAGCCTGGGCGTGCTCAACCTGCTGCCACTGCCGGTTCTGGATGGCGGGCACCTGATGTATTATCTTTGGGAAGGCGTCACGGGCCGGCCGGTGTCCGAGGCTTGGATGGAAAGATTGCAGCGTCTCGGCGTGGCTTTGCTGCTGCTGATGATGGGCATCGCCTTTTTCAACGATATCAACAGGCTCTTGGGCTAA
- the bamA gene encoding outer membrane protein assembly factor BamA, with protein sequence MKKHINRLGARTASALTAMVLAANAAWALEPFKVQDIRVEGLQRVEAGTIFASIPLRVGDDYNDEKGSAAIRALFALGLFKDVRLEANGNVLTVVVEERPTIADVNFAGTKEFDKDTLKKAMRDVGLAEGRPFDNALADRAEQELKRQYINRSLYGAEVVTTVTPIERNRVNLTFTVTEGEPAKINEIHIVGNKAFSESTLKGLFDQDTGGWLSWYTKSDRYARSKLNADLETLRSYYLQRGYLEFRIDSTQVAISPDKQTISLTVNIHEGERYVVSDVKLEGNYLERDDEFKSMVKIKPGEPYNADQVAETTKAFSDHFGNFGFAFARVEAVPEIDRENNRVSIVVKAEPSRRAYVRRIQVSGNNRTRDEVIRREFRQFEASWYDGDKIKLSRDRVDRLGFFTEVNIETQEVPGSPDQVDLVVSVVEKPTGSLQLGAGFSSAEKVSLSFGIKQENVFGSGNYLGVDVNTSKYRRTVVLSTTDPYFTKDGISRTLDLYYRTDKPYEDQGGNYELVTAGTGVRFGVPFSELDTVFFGAGVEQTRIKPGTNIPAAYLAYGDAYGYSSTAVPLTIGWSRDSRDSALAPNAGRYQRLNTDWSVAGDARYVRANYQIQQYVPLNKKFTLAFNGELGWGKGLGGRPFPVFKNFYSGGLGSVRGFDQGTLGPRDVIGSSLGGPKKVTLNAEFMAPLPGAGNDRTLRVFSFVDVGNVFGDRESVDFSLMRASAGIGLSWISPLGPLRLAYAHPVRKFAGDKIQKLQFQIGTSF encoded by the coding sequence ATGAAAAAACACATCAATCGCTTAGGCGCGCGTACCGCTTCGGCCTTGACCGCCATGGTTCTCGCGGCCAACGCCGCCTGGGCGCTGGAGCCCTTCAAGGTGCAGGACATCCGCGTCGAAGGCCTGCAGCGGGTGGAAGCCGGCACCATCTTCGCATCCATCCCGCTGCGCGTGGGCGATGACTACAACGACGAGAAGGGCTCGGCCGCGATCCGCGCGCTGTTCGCGCTGGGCCTGTTCAAGGACGTGCGGCTGGAGGCCAACGGCAACGTGCTGACGGTGGTCGTGGAGGAGCGCCCCACCATTGCCGACGTCAACTTCGCCGGCACCAAGGAATTCGACAAGGACACGCTGAAGAAGGCCATGCGCGACGTGGGCCTGGCCGAGGGCCGGCCCTTCGACAACGCGCTGGCCGACCGCGCCGAGCAGGAGCTCAAGCGCCAGTACATCAACCGCAGCCTGTATGGCGCGGAAGTCGTGACCACGGTGACGCCCATCGAGCGCAACCGCGTCAACCTCACCTTCACCGTGACCGAAGGCGAGCCGGCGAAGATCAACGAGATCCACATCGTGGGCAACAAGGCCTTCAGCGAATCCACGCTCAAGGGCCTGTTCGACCAGGACACGGGCGGCTGGCTCAGCTGGTACACCAAGTCCGACCGTTACGCGCGCTCCAAGCTCAATGCCGACCTCGAGACGCTGCGTTCGTACTATCTGCAGCGCGGCTACCTCGAATTCCGCATCGATTCGACCCAGGTGGCGATCTCTCCGGACAAGCAGACCATTTCGCTGACGGTGAACATCCACGAGGGCGAGCGCTATGTGGTGTCCGACGTCAAGCTCGAGGGCAACTACCTCGAGCGCGACGACGAATTCAAGTCGATGGTCAAGATCAAGCCGGGCGAGCCCTACAACGCCGACCAAGTGGCCGAAACGACCAAGGCCTTTTCCGACCACTTCGGCAACTTCGGCTTCGCGTTCGCGCGCGTCGAGGCAGTGCCCGAGATCGACCGCGAGAACAACCGTGTATCGATCGTGGTCAAGGCCGAGCCCTCGCGCCGCGCCTATGTGCGCCGCATCCAGGTCAGCGGCAACAACCGCACGCGCGACGAAGTGATCCGCCGCGAGTTCCGCCAGTTCGAGGCCTCGTGGTACGACGGCGACAAGATCAAGCTCTCGCGCGATCGCGTCGACCGTCTGGGCTTCTTCACCGAAGTCAACATCGAGACGCAGGAAGTCCCTGGCTCGCCCGACCAGGTCGACCTGGTGGTGTCGGTGGTGGAAAAGCCCACCGGTTCGCTGCAGCTGGGCGCCGGCTTCTCGAGCGCCGAGAAGGTGTCGCTGTCTTTTGGTATCAAACAGGAAAACGTGTTTGGCTCCGGTAACTATCTGGGCGTGGATGTGAACACCAGCAAGTACCGCCGCACGGTGGTGCTGAGCACCACCGATCCCTACTTCACCAAGGACGGCATCTCGCGCACCCTGGACCTGTACTACCGCACCGACAAGCCCTATGAAGACCAGGGCGGCAACTACGAACTCGTCACGGCCGGCACCGGCGTGCGATTCGGCGTGCCCTTCAGCGAGCTCGACACGGTGTTCTTCGGCGCCGGCGTGGAGCAGACCCGCATCAAGCCGGGCACGAACATCCCCGCCGCCTACCTGGCCTATGGCGATGCCTATGGCTACAGCAGCACGGCCGTGCCTCTGACCATCGGCTGGTCGCGCGACAGCCGCGACAGCGCGCTGGCGCCCAACGCCGGCCGCTACCAGCGCCTCAATACCGATTGGTCGGTGGCGGGCGATGCACGCTATGTGCGCGCCAACTACCAGATCCAGCAGTACGTGCCGCTGAACAAGAAATTCACGCTGGCCTTCAACGGCGAGCTCGGCTGGGGCAAGGGCCTGGGCGGCCGTCCTTTCCCGGTCTTCAAGAACTTCTACTCGGGCGGCCTGGGCTCGGTGCGCGGTTTCGACCAGGGCACGCTGGGCCCGCGCGACGTCATCGGCTCCTCGCTGGGCGGGCCGAAGAAGGTCACGCTGAACGCCGAATTCATGGCGCCGCTGCCGGGCGCGGGCAACGACCGGACGCTGCGCGTGTTCTCCTTCGTGGACGTGGGCAATGTGTTCGGCGACCGCGAATCGGTGGATTTCTCGCTGATGCGCGCTTCGGCTGGCATCGGCTTGAGCTGGATATCCCCACTGGGGCCATTGCGCTTGGCGTATGCTCATCCGGTGCGAAAATTCGCCGGGGATAAAATCCAGAAACTTCAATTCCAAATCGGAACGTCCTTCTAA